In the Archocentrus centrarchus isolate MPI-CPG fArcCen1 chromosome 11, fArcCen1, whole genome shotgun sequence genome, GAACATCTACTGTTTCACTAAGTGACATCTTGAATACAATTTAATTGGATTTCATCTCACATACACTATCCTGCAACTACAAATACTCACTAAAGCACCCAATGTGTATTGGTCTGCACCTGCAAATAATCCCTAAGAAACATAAAGTTCACTTTAAAGTAGCTGtagctttgtttttaatgaaaaattcaGATTCAGCAGACGTAGTATGGTGTGACCCTTCTCATAAAAGTCCCCATATCCTGCATAGCTCTGCACATAAATTAGATACGGATGCTGTGCTTGCCTTCTCCTCCATCGTGCCCCCTTTTGCAGACCTGCACACACAGGTATTAATCTGTCTTAGCCAGCATGAAGCACATGAGCAAAGTGAAACCTTACATAGTGTAACCTTTACTGGAAAGAGGCTTCCAAAATGAGTCTGTGTGCCAATCATCTACAGGTCAGGGGGGTCTGTGGAGATTGAACAATACCTTTCATTTGTTACAACACCCTGTTCTGCAGAAATCAGCATCGAGGCAGAAAATTTAAGAATACGAGACACGATGCAGGCAGATTTTGAGCAAGAGTGACCATCCCCAAGGAGAGAAGAGTCACCTACTTTGATGTATAGCTCTCATTTACAGTTTGATTAATGTCATCCGTTGGTTTCTTTTTAAAGCGTTCCTCCTGTGTCATCAGGAAAGGATTCCAGCAGAGGACTTTCATATGAATGTTGATGGGCGTAAATGGAAAGAATTCAGAAAAGAGGAAACtgctcctgaaaaaaaaaaattcttctgtGCTATTTCCTCTGACAGGAAATTGTGCCTTTGATCTAAGCCACCACACTCATCTGGTCATCGCGCGCGAGGTGTCAGTCTTTCCtacagcagagaggaggaaattTGCTATCGCCGCTCTGACTCATGCAGGATATCAGACACTCAAGCCcctaaaagatgaaaaatagaGGCTTTAGATTTGAATAAACCTAAATTTAGGAAGCGTTTGATGAAGCACATATGTGGGACAGTAGGACTAAGTGGCAGATTCATTTGTCTTTGCAGGGAATTGTCAGCACGACTGACTAAGCACAGCCAGGGATGAAGATTCACACCTGTCACACTACCAGGGAGTGTGtccttagtgtgtgtgtgtgtgtgtgtgtgtcctagcCTCACAGTGTAAAGGGTCATTTTCATGTGGAGCGTCCCACATGGTCACAGATCAgtcaaacagacacaggaatcTGAAGATATCACGCTCGCATGCAAATGTTACATGATTCACTTTGTACATTCAGATTAAATAAAAACCTGAATTCAAATGCAGTTGGAATCTCTGATATGGAGATTGTGGTGCTGGTGTTGCGGCACATAATTTACAGCctgcaaacagaaggttggaAGCCCACTGATCTGCATGTGCCGTTTGTCACGGTTAGAGTCGCCTGCATCATTACTGCTGTCTGGGTCTTTTCAGCGTTAGGGGGTAGAGGAGGCATCATTAATAATGTTAACAAGGGCATCGAGACGTATACGATGGTTCTCAAGGTCAAGTTTGACACAGAGAGGTGAACTCTCGGCCCAGCAGAGCAGGTAAGAGCTGGTAACGGTGACTATATGCAGAAAATGAAGTTAGTTTGCACATAAATGGAGAATCTGTAAAAACTGTGTCAGCATCAAAGTCCTGTTCTTGAAAGCAGGTTTAGTGCAAACTCTGAGTTTTATTAACCCCTGACGTGAGCCAAACTCTGGGTCGTCTGTTCTACAAAGACAGTTAAAGGGTACCTGAACCTGCTGCCAGCTTTTTCTTTAACAAACTCGTGGACTGCTCCCCTCATGCTGTTTGGACCTGTATGCAGACAGCTGTCTGACCCACcctttcatttcctcattcatacaGCTGACATCAAAGCACGTATATGAGCACATTTAAATATACTGAAGCAATATAAGGAGACAGACATCAATCACTGGACATTgtggacttttaaaaaaaataaatattctatATGCTACATCTTTGGTGTGACTCTGGACTTTGAGGCAGATGTCAGGGtgtctcccctcacccccaaccgatcgcagcagatggctgcccctccctgagcctggctctgctggaggtttcttcctgttaaaagggagtttttccttcccattgttgccaactgctgctcatagggggtcgtctgattgttgggctttctctgtattattgtacggCCTGGACCTTACAAtttaaagcgccttgaggtgactgttgttttgatttggctctatataaataaaatggaattgaatcaATTAAACACCTTCACTGTAAATTACTGTTTAGGTACTCTTGGGTGCTCCAAGGGGTTaccacagcagatggatttgcatttatttattctggGTGCCCTTTCTGACTTGGGACAAGCACTAGGAATACACTGGCTTATGCAGCCCAAGGCTGGGTTTGTGGCTCCTCCCAGAATCAAACTAGGGAGCTCTTGTGTTTAAAGCAAATATGTGAGCTACCACCTCATGGAGCCACATTACTGCAGTAGTCATCActgtttaaaagaaacaaatctataagaaactgtacaaaaataaaacaccgATCAATTACCAATCACTTGTTGCATTGCAACCTGTCACTCTAATGGAGAGGGGCCTGTCCCAGCTGGCCTCTTGCTTAGGATGACGTGAATATCTGAGCCTCAAATGGAATCAACAGTTCATGTAGAGACATGTAGAAAAACAATTAAGTGCAGCTgagcaacattttaaaatgtaaagtagATGTGTAAAAATCACCAGTGCCAGTCTTTCTGGGTTTAAGTAATAGACTCATAGGTCTGTAAGTAAAGTGTGCCATATCTGTTTGATCCATAGTCCTATATTCAGTTGCTGTCATGCGTATTTTGTCCGTGTCAGGCTAAAGcagaataaatatatataaaaatatgtttttaaaaacagaatgtaaCATTTGGTGGGATTCCAGCTTTGTCTGTtaataacagattcaagctagGATGCCTGAGTGGACGATGCTGGATGAAAGTGCTCCGCTCCATTTTTGTTGATATGTTTTACAGAAATGTGATAATCCAAGCTGACACAGCACTGTGGGGTGACCCCacgctaccccccccccccccacacacacacacacacagggtgaaCATACTTGCAGTGGcttgaactaactctgatcatcTGTTAAGCAGCAATCACCCTGACAGgagcacaacagcagctgtaaacAATCTGCTCATTAGGCTGTGACTGGATACAGGTTGCAAGAAATGCCACCTCTTTGCTCTGTGCACACATGTAGAGTGAGTAGCTTCACAGCAGTTACTGTGGCTTTGACAATCGCAGATGGCTTGTGGAGTTGGTTTGGGGTAAGGAGCTGCTTTGCAGCTACTCTAATCTATCTTCCTGTGGTCCTGTTTCTCCTGACCTTGATGTTATGTTTCTGAGCAGGATGTTGCTGATTTTCTTAGTTCAAGCAGAGCATGTATGCTGTTCATGGGCTACACAGGGTAAGCaggatttgtgtgttttttaaagttattccTGTGACTTATTACCGCAGTGGGCTTACACTCGGTTTCTTTTTTCAGCACGTAGCCCCCAGACACACAACAGCAATGGATATGTTGGCTTGTCACAGCAAGATGGCAGACTAAGAAGACTTCACGGCAGCTATTCCCAGAATCAAATCAGACAGGCCTCCATTTCTCCACACTCAGCCCAGAGCAGTAGCCTCAGCACAGGGACTGCAGTTAATAGAGGTTATAGTCAAGGGCTTTCTACTAGCAGCTACGAACAGACTGTTTCAAAGCCAGTGCAAAGTTCAGTGAGATTAGTGCAGAGCAGCTTGGTGTCAAAACCTACCTGGTACACAAACTTGGAACATGTCAGTGCCCAAGAGGTGCCAAACCGCTCCCCTTTTGGCCTTTCTAGTGCTGTTGCAAGTGGGAATTCAGTGAATCAACTCAGTCAAAACCAGAACAGTCTTACTGACGCTCGCAAGTACATATCAAGCAGCTCTACATCTCTACAAACTCCTAGAGAAAGCTACTCTCACCAATTAGCCTCTCAGTGGTCTGGAGCGCAGAAACCTGCCAGTGCAGCTGTACAGATGCAAACATCAGCTAGTGCTCCCGCACGAAGAGTTTCTAAACATAAATCCAGACCCTCAAGTGTCTCATTTGATCGAGCCATCACTAGAAACGTCCCCATCCAGACTGCAGCTGGGAAACCATACCAGAACCAGTGGCTTCCTGTGAATGTTGGGAACACCCAAGGAAGCTACATGCCATCTTCCACTTCCAACATGAAGGTGAGCTACAACCCCAGCTACACCTCCCTGGAGCAGAGGCCCACCAGTAGGAACCCTCTCCAAGCATCCTGGGGATTCAGCAACATAGCCCAGGGAGCTCGTAACCTCCCCGTGTATGGAAGCGACACAGTGGGAAATTCGACTTGGCGTTTCGCCCCAAGCAGAACCTATGAGATCCCTGAACGCTTTGGTGGCTATGCTATCAGACGGCTCAGTGAGCTGAAGGAAGAGGTTGTCCAGAAGCCACAGACTGCCACATCTCCCCCAAAGCAGATGGCGTATCTCAACCCAAGTAACTCTGAGCAGCTATACACCAGATGGATAAGACTCAAGCTGCATCCAAGAAAGCAGAACTAGAACGTGAGTATCTTATCACTACTTGctgttctgtttttatgtgCCTGGTTTCTAAGGTGTCTCTTCTACCAACAGGTGCAGCAAAGTGGCCTCGGATGaaagtttttgtgaaataaacTATATATAGTTGAAATCTTGTCTTTTGTCTTGAGTTGTGAGGCACTAGTAAAAGCCAAAGTTTGTGCGACTGTGGATGCAGACTTGGTGCCATCTAGTGAGTAAACTGTGAAGCCAAACTCTCGGGGAGAAATCGCGCTGCCTCATAATCCAGAAGTAAAGTTCCACTTCAGGGCAGACTAGATCTGGCTCACTAACTTATTTCAAAACTGATTTTTGAAATGATTAGTTCTCTCAGAACTACAGCAGAGGAGTGTCAGCACTGCACTGTGCAGCAAAGTAATGCTGGGAAGTTTTATTGCAGGGCAAAGCTTTAATTACAGAAGGGAGTTCTTAAAGGGCATTTCAtctgatgtttttaatgcttattTCACTGTGTATTTTAGCCTGGATGATAACCAGCTAGCCCTGCCCAGCCTTGATATTTAATCAAAACAAAGTGCAGCATGATAAATGTAGGTAATTATTATACTTTAGGCAGTTTAAAGGGCCATGTGTAAACACCCAGCTGAGAAAATGATATGATCAGAGCCAGATCAGTTGAAACATCTCAGTTGCTTCCTGTAAGAGCAGCAGACTGGGCTATTTGCTtgctggagatttttttttttttttttttttttttaaagtctgggCTAAAAGCCCACTGTTTAGATAGATGGCTGAAGCTGTTGAGTCATAGTTCAGCTGTGGTCCTGCTGTAAGGGAGTATACCAATAATCTTGGCAAACTCAATCGATAATTCAATTTTTGAAAGTATTATTCAGACTGATGTCAGATGCTACATTTCTAATacactgatttttatattaaaactgCACCCTTGGAAACCATATTCTTAATACCACTGAGGTAATAGTAAAACAAAGCGTATGAGCCCCGTATGtagcaaaaataattaaaatgcaatGACTTTTTCTTTACAAGCACACGTTTAAAACCAGAGGAGCCAGAAAGATGGTCTTAATCTGTAggttataaaatatttttcttgctAACTAATCTTAGGGAAGTTTTGCCAGGCTTTCATGTTTTCAGCCAACCTCAGTAACCTGAGATGTGCACAATTCCTAAGAGTTACCTCGAAACATAGATAAATCTCTCACACATGATAACCAGCATACACTGTGgctgtagagcaggtcacctactaatcagaaggttggtggtttgatccccagcTGCTccggtctgcatgccaaagtattcttggttaagttttcctctgtttgttggagtgtgaatgttagaaagcaggAATAGAAAAATTACTGGTGTGATTGACTCATAAAACTTtcctccagaaggcatttggctcgtCCACATGGAGATGAGTAAATGACAAATATTTCCTGCTGAAATGGGTCAAAGATCAAAGTGGGTATATTCATTAAAcagcctgtatgtataattttgaccaTGTGGATCagatcaaattcaaaataaattcaaacctgAGCACCTGGTTCATGTTTGTGAAGTCACTGAAGATGTTTGTTGTATTAAAAtctggaaaaagaacattacAAAGAAAATCACTGAAAGTCCAAATTTACCATCACATTCATGCCCACTACAAATGGATGGAAacgtctgaccacaactgtgtgTGTTGACTTGGTAATATTAAATTTAAGTAGTGAAAAGCAGTACAGACTGTCTGAGGGCCTCACCGCAATATATTCCATCCTTGCAGAtttacctttttctttttttttttttttgctgctgccaTTGAATGCAGCATCACATCACCATTTCTGCAACACCAAATGTATGCTCAGCTCATGGGTAGTTTCAGTTCATTTAGGTTAACACAAAGATGAGATATAAGCCAAAATACTTCAAGGATGAGGgtcctctgtctttgttttcccATCTCCTTTGCAGTGACAAAAATCCAGTTAGAAGTTACTACCTTAGAAATGTGCCATTATTTATATTATGCATAATAGTACAAAAACTATGAAGGTTTATACTGTATAATATATGAGTTGCCCTTCCACATGTTTTAGTCCTCCATAGCAAACAACTGCACTTTTGTTCATCCATATTGACCCATGTACACTAAgcttaatggtaaatggactggttcttatggtTCTtatacttttctactctacatgagcactcaaagcactttacacagCACGTCTCATTCACACCAgcactttctaacattcacacacactgacgAATACATTGGGAGCAACtcgaggttcagtatcttgatTAAAGAGGTCCCTTCTCCTTGACATTTGGaatatattaattttaataagTAAGCCAATGGCTCATATGTATTATATTGTCTGCGATATATTTCCATGCCATATGCAACCCTTAGTTTTACATTTAAGTCTGCATGCAAGATGCCACCTACTAAATGCCAGATGCAAACAAGCCAACTGTAAAATTTGAAGATTCAACTGAAAATGCAACATTTATAAAAATCCAGCAACTGGCTAAAGATGGGCCCTGGTGCTACATGCTACGTCAGGTACTACTGGCCCAGCCAGACACAAAAGCCAGCAATCAATCCTGACTGTTTCCATATTAACAATCAGTCCTGAATGACTCAGGCCAGACAGTCAAAATAACAgtcactttatatatatatatatatatatatatatatatatatatatatatatatatatatatatatatatatatatatatatatatacatatatatatatatatattattctgCTTTAAATTGTATTTCGATGCTTTGGTAATATTTTCAGAAGCTCTCATACCAATAAAGCACCTTCTGAATTTGAACTGACAGCGACAGAGAGCCCTGATCAGAGATGCTGCAGAAAAGCCCAGTCTGCCCTCTTGTGGTTGAACTGGAGCGTTACGTTGGTGGAAATGCCTAATTATCGGATGTGTCTCCAGCAGCTGTGACGAAGTCAGCTAAGTAGACGTAGGTGTTTGCTACAGTGTTATCTGGCGgcatttttttattgcagtgtAGGGGCGCACTTTTCATTTCATCTgtctcttattattattattttgctttaGTTGAATCCATAGTTGCTACTTCCTTTAAAGTTGTTACATTGTTCCATAGTTCCAGTTCCATCCTCATTTACCTTCACGGCGGCATGTTACTATTTATATGATGACTTGCTTTAAATACAATTATGATCTTTTGATTTTAAACGGATTTATATGTGGATTAAATAACAATACAGCTGATTTAgatttacagtgctgtgcaaaagtcttgagtcacctcGCATTTCTTCAGATTTTTCAAGGAAAGTTTGAAATggatgcagtgatttattgaaacacaagcaaacatagctggaaatgcagtatagaaggcaaaaacagagtttgtacagttcaaATTGgcttaaaagtcaatatttggtatgaaaaACTTTATTcttactccagtttcctcccaaagtccaaagacatgcactaatcccatatgtgtgaatgtggctgtgaatggttgtctgggtctctgtgttagccttgtgacaggctggtgacctgtccagggtgtaccccgcctctcgccctatgacagctgggataggctccagccccctgaaaaggagaagaaaatggaAGGCTGGAGGGACATTctgcaacacagcctgaactctgaggcagctttcttgtcatttctttagtgTTCAGGAATAGTCCTCCAGGCTTCTTCacctcttctttggatgttggctgccttttgttccaccATGCTctctcaagatgatcccacactgcttcagtaaagCTGAGGTCTGGTCTATGGGGACATCCATGATTGatgtgttccac is a window encoding:
- the LOC115788606 gene encoding uncharacterized protein LOC115788606 — encoded protein: MACGVGLGMLLIFLVQAEHVCCSWATQARSPQTHNSNGYVGLSQQDGRLRRLHGSYSQNQIRQASISPHSAQSSSLSTGTAVNRGYSQGLSTSSYEQTVSKPVQSSVRLVQSSLVSKPTWYTNLEHVSAQEVPNRSPFGLSSAVASGNSVNQLSQNQNSLTDARKYISSSSTSLQTPRESYSHQLASQWSGAQKPASAAVQMQTSASAPARRVSKHKSRPSSVSFDRAITRNVPIQTAAGKPYQNQWLPVNVGNTQGSYMPSSTSNMKVSYNPSYTSLEQRPTSRNPLQASWGFSNIAQGARNLPVYGSDTVGNSTWRFAPSRTYEIPERFGGYAIRRLSELKEEVVQKPQTATSPPKQMAYLNPSNSEQLYTRWIRLKLHPRKQN